A portion of the Tamandua tetradactyla isolate mTamTet1 chromosome 16, mTamTet1.pri, whole genome shotgun sequence genome contains these proteins:
- the NQO1 gene encoding NAD(P)H dehydrogenase [quinone] 1: MAARKALIVLAHSEKTSFNYAMKEAAAEALKRKGWQVAESDLYAMNFNPVLSRKDITGKLKDPENFQFPAESVLAYKEGRLSPDIVAEQKKLEAADLVIFQFPLQWFGVPAILKGWFERVLIGEFAYSYAAMYEKGPFRNKKTVLSITTGGSGSMYSLQGIHGDMNIILWPIQSGTLHFCGFQVLEPQLTYSIGHTPADARIQILEGWKKRLENIWNETPLYFAPSSLFDLNFQAGFLMKKQVQDEQKTKKFGLSVGHHLGKSIPPDNQIKARK, from the exons ATGGCTG CCAGAAAAGCACTGATCGTGTTGGCTCACTCAGAGAAGACCTCCTTCAACTATGCCATGAAGGAGGCTGCTGCGGAGGCTTTGAAGAGGAAAGGATGGCAGGTGGCTGAGTCAGACCTCTATGCCATGAACTTCAATCCTGTCCTTTCCAGAAAAGACATCACTG GTAAATTGAAGGACCCTGAGAACTTTCAGTTTCCTGCTGAGTCTGTTCTAGCTTATAAAGAGGGCCGTCTGAGCCCAGATATTGTGGCTGAACAAAAGAAGCTGGAAGCTGCAGACCTGGTGATATTTCAG TTCCCGCTGCAGTGGTTTGGAGTCCCTGCCATTCTGAAAGGCTGGTTTGAGCGAGTGCTTATAGGGGAATTTGCTTACAGCTATGCTGCCATGTATGAAAAGGGACCTTTCCGG aacaAGAAGACAGTGCTTTCTATCACCACGGGAGGCAGCGGCTCCATGTACTCTCTGCAGGGTATCCACGGGGACATGAATATCATTCTCTGGCCAATTCAG AGTGGCACTCTGCATTTCTGTGGCTTCCAAGTCTTAGAACCTCAGCTGACATACAGCATTGGGCACACGCCAGCAGATGCCCGTATCCAGATCCTGGAAGGATGGAAGAAGCGCCTGGAAAACATCTGGAATGAGACTCCACTGTATTTTGCTCCGAGCAGCCTCTTTGACCTAAACTTTCAGGCAGGGTTCTTAATGAAAAAACAGGTCCAGGATGAGCAGAAAACCAAGAAATTTGGTCTTTCTGTGGGCCATCACTTGGGCAAGTCCATCCCACCTGACAATCAGATCAAAGCCAGAAAATAA